A genomic segment from bacterium encodes:
- a CDS encoding ATP-binding protein, with protein sequence SVTAAAGGAAGAGATASPPAWARELATLYESGAACQFVLHGNVYDRLMVPRAGGAATPGNLREFLLAELLAPFDVVLAYDLGNGIRVERGGDAFSSWPGAQRLGELPRAPRPAVEALTHYLRYAANLARLGKPAPRVAVLLEAAEMIAPAGDAGGFEQGAIVLLLREWANDSLIAGHPVATFLIAENLNDLHPLLATNPHTAKIKLPLPEAPALAAALAVLEPAYAAPLAPWAGRLDALANQLAGVALGSVEQLLKTARHEGKPVDPARLVTLKKSLVEKEYSGLVGFVESARTLDDIHGSERVKAWLRQDIALWRQDDLRALPMGYLFCGPVGTGKTFFVECLAGEAGVPVVKLRNFRDKWVGSTEGNLERIFRLLHALGRCIVFVDEADQALGRRESGSGDSGVSGRVYSMIAEEMSDTDNRGRILWVLASSRPDLIEVDIKRPGRIDVKIPLFPTLEPREGFALLRALCKRLGLAIPDEAYASLEPRIPEMLTPGAAEALAVKAYRLSRTQGLGPVESVAACLEGYQLPVPRDVMEFQIGLAVREASDLEFVPEKLRPR encoded by the coding sequence CGTCAGTGACGGCCGCCGCGGGCGGCGCCGCCGGTGCGGGCGCGACGGCGTCGCCGCCGGCCTGGGCGCGCGAGCTGGCGACCCTCTACGAGAGCGGCGCCGCCTGCCAGTTCGTGCTTCACGGCAACGTCTACGACCGTCTCATGGTGCCGCGCGCGGGCGGGGCGGCGACGCCCGGGAACCTGCGCGAGTTCCTGCTCGCGGAGCTGCTCGCGCCCTTCGACGTCGTGCTCGCCTACGACCTCGGCAACGGCATCCGCGTCGAGCGCGGCGGTGACGCGTTCTCCTCGTGGCCGGGGGCGCAGCGCCTCGGCGAGCTGCCGCGGGCGCCGCGCCCGGCGGTCGAGGCGCTCACGCACTACCTGCGGTACGCGGCGAACCTCGCGCGCCTCGGCAAGCCGGCGCCGCGCGTCGCCGTGCTGCTGGAGGCCGCCGAGATGATCGCCCCGGCCGGCGACGCGGGGGGCTTCGAGCAGGGGGCGATCGTGCTGCTGCTGCGCGAGTGGGCGAACGACAGCCTCATCGCGGGCCATCCGGTGGCGACGTTCCTGATCGCCGAGAACCTCAACGACCTGCACCCGCTGCTGGCGACCAACCCGCACACCGCGAAGATCAAGCTGCCGCTGCCGGAGGCGCCCGCGCTCGCCGCGGCGCTCGCGGTGCTCGAGCCGGCGTACGCGGCGCCGCTCGCGCCGTGGGCGGGGCGGCTCGATGCGCTGGCGAACCAGCTCGCCGGCGTCGCCCTCGGTTCGGTCGAACAGCTGCTCAAGACCGCGCGGCACGAGGGCAAGCCGGTCGACCCGGCGCGCCTGGTCACCCTCAAGAAGTCGCTCGTCGAGAAGGAGTACAGCGGCCTCGTCGGCTTCGTCGAGAGCGCGCGCACGCTCGACGACATCCACGGCAGCGAGCGCGTGAAGGCCTGGCTGCGCCAGGACATCGCGCTCTGGCGGCAGGACGACCTCAGGGCGCTGCCCATGGGGTACCTCTTCTGCGGGCCGGTCGGCACCGGCAAGACCTTCTTCGTCGAGTGCCTCGCCGGGGAGGCCGGCGTGCCCGTCGTGAAGCTGCGCAACTTCCGCGACAAGTGGGTCGGCAGCACGGAGGGCAACCTCGAGCGCATCTTCCGGCTGCTGCACGCGCTGGGCCGCTGCATCGTCTTCGTCGACGAGGCCGACCAGGCGCTGGGCCGGCGCGAGTCGGGCTCGGGCGACTCCGGGGTCTCGGGGCGCGTCTACTCGATGATCGCCGAGGAGATGAGCGACACGGACAACCGCGGCAGGATCCTCTGGGTGCTCGCCTCCAGCCGCCCGGACCTGATCGAGGTGGACATCAAGCGCCCGGGGCGCATCGACGTGAAGATCCCGCTCTTCCCGACGCTCGAGCCGCGGGAGGGGTTCGCGCTGCTGCGGGCGCTGTGCAAGCGCCTCGGGCTGGCGATCCCGGACGAGGCGTACGCAAGCCTCGAGCCGCGGATCCCCGAGATGCTCACGCCGGGGGCCGCCGAGGCGCTCGCGGTGAAGGCCTACCGCCTCTCGCGCACGCAGGGGCTCGGCCCGGTGGAGTCGGTCGCCGCCTGCCTCGAGGGCTACCAGCTCCCGGTGCCGCGCGACGTCATGGAGTTCCAGATCGGCCTGGCCGTCCGCGAGGCCTCCGACCTGGAATTCGTCCCGGAGAAGCTCAGGCCGCGCTAG